The genomic interval TCGATTTGAGGTGTTGGATGTTCTCGATCGACCCCGTGGAGAGGTCGTCGATGATGGCCACCTTGTGCCCCTGCTGCAGGAGCTCCTCGGCCAAGTGCGACCCCACGAACCCCGCCCCACCCGTGATCAAGAACTTCATCGCAATCTTCTCCCGACTTACGTTGCGGGCGTGCTCTAGCATATTCACGACGGAGCGCACACGGGCCTCACGGCAATTTTTCCAGGGTGTTTCGTGAGCTTGCCCAACTGCGCACGGCCCCACCCCGACGGCGCCTCACACACGAACGCCCTCGGAGCTCATGGGAGGTACGAGGGCGCTCGGGGGAGGTCGCGCGGGAACGCACGAGAGTGCGTTGCGACCTGGCTCAGTTCGGTGGCGGGGCGGCGGGAGGCCGCGTGGAGGCGCCGCCTTCGGGCTCGCTCACGGAACCCGGAAGTGGCCGATATCCCTCACGTTTGTACGAATAGTACTGGTAGTAGTAGCTGGACGCCTTTCGGTAGTCGACGGCGTTGAGGACGCAGCCGACGATGGGGGCGTCGACGTCGGTGAGGGCGCGGAGGCCCTGCTTGCTGATGCCCATCGACGTCTTGAAGGCACGGACGACGAACACCGCGCCGTCGACCAGCTTGGCGATGATGGCGGAGTCAGTCACCGCGGCGAGCGGCGGGCTGTCGAGGATGACGCGGTCGAAGCGCTCCCCGAGCTCGGCGAGGAGCTGCTTGAACTTCTCCGAGTGGAACATGTCCGCCGGGTTCGGCGGGATGGGGCCGGCCGGGATGCAGTAGAGGTTCGGCACCTCGGTCGGGAGCGCGATCTCGTCGATGGTCGCCTCGCCGACCAGGGCGTTCGTGAGGCCCGCGTCGCCGGAGCGATCGAAGATGCGGTGGAGGCGCGGCCTTCGGAGGTCGCAGTCCATGATGCAGACGCGCTGACCGCCCTGCGCGAGGGCGATCGCGATGCTGCACGCGACGGTGGTCTTCCCCTCGGCCGGCGCCGCGCTCGTCACGAGCAGCATGCGGTACGGGTGGTCGGGGTTCATGAAGAGGAGGTTCGTGCGGAGCGTACGGGCGGCCTCGGCGATGCCCGAGAGCGGCTCGTGGTGCACGACGAGCTCGGGCGGACGATCGGCCCCGGCGCGGCGGACCTTCTTCTCTTCTCCGGCGTCGAGCGTCGGCAAGAGACCGAGGAACGTGGTGTTGAGCTCGTGCTCGACGTCGTCGGACGTCTTGACCGAGTTGTCGAGGCGCTCACGCACGACCACGACGAGGAGCGCGAGCAAGAGCCCCGCGACGGCGCCACCGGCCACGTTCGCGGGCACGTTCGGGCGAATCGGGGCCTGAGGCTCCTGCGGCGGGTCGACCATGCGAACATTGTTGATGTTCATCATTCGCATGAGGTCGGCCTGCTTCATTTGCTCGAGCAGGACGGTGTAGAGCTTCTCGTTCTCTTGCCGGGTGCGGTCGATGCGGCGGTACTCGAGCTCCTTCAGGTTGAGCTCGACCGCCTTCTTGCGCGTCTCTTCGTACAGGCCGGACTCGCCCGCCTCTTGGCGCTGCACGATGGCGAGATCGCGCTCGATGGCGCCCTGGATGTTCTTGATTTCCTCGAGCAAATCGCGACGCGCCTGCGAGATCTTCTCGTCGGCGCGCTTCACCTGCGGGTGGTTCTCGCCCTTGCCCTCGGGCCCTTGCACGGTGAGCTCGCGGCGCTCGCGGACGGCCGCTTGATAGGCGGCGCGGAGCTGCGTGAGGTACGCGTTCGACAGCAGCTCCGAGGCCGGCACCTGATCGGGGTTGTCGGGTGTGACCTTACGCAGCTCGGAGACGCGGGCCGACAGCTCCTGCCGCCGCGTGCGGGTGCGCGTGAGAGCCTGGTCGTAGTCCTGCATCTCCACGCGGATCATCTTGCTGACCTCCTCGATCGTGGAGGACGGCAGCTGATTTTGCTTCTTGAACTCGTGGAGCTGGTTCTCGTTCTGCTCGAGCTCGACCTTGAAGTGCTCGAGCTGACCGCCGAGCCACACCACGGCCTCGGCCGTCGCGACCGACGTCTTCTCGAGGTTCTGCCGAATGTAGGCGCGGGCCACCCCCTCGGCGAGCTTGCGCGCCATGCGAGGGTTCGTGTCCTGGATGCGGATCGCGACGAGGCGGCTGCCGATGAGCGGATCGATCTTGAGCCGCGCGCGCAGCATGAGGACGGCGTCCTCCGTGGCGACCGGCTTGTCGGGGGTGCGCCCGAGGAACTCACGGTCCTGCGTGAGGTTCAAATCGCGGACGACCATGGAGAGGACCTTGTCGCTCCCCATGATGAGATTCTGCGTGTTGTAGTACTCGTGGTTGTCGACGAACGCGCCGAAGACGCGCATCGGGTCGGCCTTGTCCGCGAGGGGGCGCACGACGTCCGGGTCGAACTCGATCGACGCGACGGCCTCGTACACGGGCGCTTGGCTCTTCGAGTAGACCATCGCGATGCCGGCCCCGAGCAGGGCCGTGGCGATGAGAATGGGCCACGCCTTGAGGACCGCGCGAAGGACACGCATGGCCGCGGCCGTCGCGTCTTGCACGCGTGGCTTGGGCCGCCCCTCTTCCGTATCGAAGCTTTCGGTGGACATCGCTTGAGAACCGGGCCTCTCTTTAACCGATCCGTGCCCTGGCGCCAGCTGTGTTGCCGGCCTCGAGGCTCGCATTCGCCGAGCGTACGCGTCTTACATTCTCCCACACACCGTGGCTAGCCCAAACGGCTTGCACTGGAGAGGCTCCCGCTCGAATCTGCCGCCCCCTCCACGCACCTCTCACGACGCCACGCCCCACGACGCCACGCGCCCGAGCCATGGATCCGAGCGGACGACACGAACGCACTTTGCCGAGCTTGCTCGCCCGAGGATTCCTCGTGCTGGGCGTGCTCACCGCGGGCGTCGCCATCGGTGGCGTGCATACGCAGGCCCTCGCGTTCGTGTCGGCGTTCTCGGGGCTCGCCATGGGCTTCGCGTTCCTCGCGCCGGGCGCTCGTCCGTTCCTCCCCAAGCCGAGCGCCACGGCGATCGTCGCGCTCGGCGCGGGCCTGGTCGCCTTCACGTGGGCGACGACCCTCCCGCTCCCGCGCGGGATCGTCGCTTCCCTCGCGCCGGCCACCGCCGACGTTTGGGATCGATGCCTCCGAGGGTTCGGCGAAGGGGGCCCCTCCCTCGTCACCCTGAGCCTCGACCCCACGGCCACGCGCGTCGAGGTCCTGCGTGGCCTCACCTACCTCATGGTGTTCGCGACGGCGCACCGGATGACCCACGCCCAAGGAGGAACGGAGCTGCTCGAGCGGATCGTGGTCGGAGCCGCGCTCTTCATGGCGGCGGCGACGATCCTCCACCCGGTCGTGGGCGCGGAGCAGGTGCTCGGCCTCTACCGCCCGAAGAGCGAGTTCGGCACGCACATCGCGCCCATCCTGAACGCGAACCACCTGTCCGGCTATTTGAACCTCGGGCTCGCGACCGGGCTCGGGGTGCTCGCGGGCGCGCGGTCCTCGAGGGAACGCCTGGTCGTGCTCGGCGTGGTGCTCTTTCTGCTCGGGATGGAGCTCTACGTCGGGTCGCGCGCGGGGGTCGCCTCGACGTTGCTCTCGGCCCTGGTCGTCGGCGTGCTCCATCACCGGCTCCGTCGAGGCCAACGCGCCGGGCTCCGGGCCGCGCCGGTGCTCGTGTTCGCGGCGATGGCGGTCGGCGTGGGCCTGCTCGTGGTCGCGAGCTCCGAGCAGGCGAGGGTCGAGCTCGGGAGCCGCGACGTGTCGAAGCTCGAGACGATTCGCCAATCCTTTCGAATCGTTCCACCTCACTTCGTCTTCGGCGTCGGGCGCGGGGCGTTCGAGTCGGTGTTCCCGGCATACCGCACGGGCGAGGGGTTCGTGACCGTCACGCACCCCGAGAACGTGGTGGCCCAGTGGTCGACAGAGTGGGGCGTCCCGGCCGCGATCCTCGCCTTCGTGCTGCTCGCGCGCGCGCTCGCCCCGAAGGAGGTCCTCTCACGGGCGAAGCCGCCGCTCGGCGCGTACGCCGCGCTCATCGGGCTCGCCGTGCACAACCTCGTCGACTTCTCGACCGAGCTGCCCGGCGCCATGGTGCTCGCGTCCGTCTGCGCCGCGATCGTGACGGGCGGCTCGGCCGACCCGGCCTCACGAACACGACGCCCCGCGTGGGCGAGGGCCTCGCGACCGTTCGCCGCGGTGGTGCTCGCGCTCGTGGGCGTAGCGATGGTCATGGCGCTCTCCGGCGCGAAGGGAGAGCTCTACGCCGACCAGGACGCGCTCCGGCACGCGGCCCTCGACAAGGGCGTGCCTCGCGCCGCGTTCGACGCGAGGCTCCGCGCGGCCTCCCTCCGGCACCCTGGAGAGCCCTATTTTCCCTATGTCGCGGCGCTGCGGGGGCAGGCGCTCCGAGACGGCCCCATCTTGCCTTTCGCCGCCCGCGCGCTCGAGCGGAGCCCGACGTACGGCCCCGTGCACCTCGTGCTGGCGCGCACCTTCTACCGATCGATCCCCTCTCAAGCGAGGCTCGAGTACAGGCTGGCGATGGCCCAGCAGTTCGCCGAAGGATTCGAGAACGAGGCCCCGCGCCTCGTGTCGGACTTCGACGAGGCGATGGAGCTCGTGCCCGACAACTCGCAGGGTCCGAACGCCCTCGAGTTCTTGGCGCGCAAGCTCGGGGATCGGCTCCCGGCGACGCGAGTGATGCTCGACGAGGAGCTCTTGCGGCGCGCGCCGCGCTCGGAGGGGGCGTTGACGAGGCTCGCGCACGACGTGCTCCTCGACCTCCGGCAAGACGCGCCCTGGTGCCATGATCGGCGCGCGTGCGAGGCGCGAGGGCAAGAGCTCGCCGCGCGGCTCCGCGACCTCTCTCCGAACACGTGCGAAGGGTACGCGATCGCGGCCGAAATCCGCGCTGCCGCGGGCTCTCCCAAGGACGCGATCCACGATCTCGAGGAGGCCTCGGCGAGGGTCGACGATCGCACCGATTGCCTCATGCGTCTCGTCCAGCTCATGGACGCGACGGGCCAAACGAGCGAGATCGACGCGACGATCGACCGCGTGGCGAACGCGGGCTGTGTGTCCCCGGGCGAGTGCGTGGAGCAGTTCGCCTTCGCGGCGCGGACGCTCGTGGAGCGCGGTAAGCCTCGCCGCGCCGTCGCGTTCTACCGAAAGGCCGTCGACCGCGCCCCCGACAACGACGACCTCTTGCTCGAGTACGCGCGGCTCGCCAGCGAGCTCGAGCTCCACGCCGAGACCCTCCACGCCTACACGCGGCTCTCGGAGCTCCACCCGGAGGTGCCGGAGTACGCGAAGCGCGTGGCCGAGGAGAAGGACAACCTCGCGCGGCTGCGCTTCGCTCCCGGTGTCGGCGGCGGGGCCCCTTGAGCGACCGGCGCGACGCGTGGGTCGCCCAGATGACCGCCGCGCGCTCGCTCCGCACGTTCCTCGACCTGTGCAAGGACGCGCGCGTCGACGTGGTGGTCGTGAAAGGCGCCGTGACGGGCTTCCTCCTCTACGACGACGTCGCCGAGCGCACCCTGACGGACGTCGACGTGCGGGTGCGGCCGCGGGACCTTCGCACCGTCGAGCGGGCCGTGCGTGCGCGAGGCCTCCGCGTGCTCGAGCGTGACGACGTGTACGAGAAGCTCGCGATCGAGCTCGGGGGGATCGCGATCGACGTCGAGTGCCACGTCGGTGCGCCCTTTCTCACGCGCCTCTCGGTCGAGACGCTCCTCGAGGGGGCGCACGAGGTCCGTCACCCGATGGGGTTCTCGGTGCCCGTGCCTTCCACGGAGCACCACGCCCTCGTGCTCGCGGTCAACGTCTTCAAGGACAAGGTCGACCGCGCGAGCGCGCGTGCCGTCGAGGACGCCAGGAGAATCGTGCTCGCGGGCGACTTCGACCCCGCGCGGTTCCTCGCGGCCACGCGCCGTGCTCGCGCCGCCACGCTCGTGTATGTCGTCGCCGCGCACCTCGCCGAGAGGTCACCTATGTGGGCAGAGGTGCGCGACGCCCTCCGCCAGGAAGCACGTAAGGCCTTCGTCGCCGCCGAAGGCGTGCTCTCCCGCGCCCCGGAGGGGGTCGTCTACAGGCTCTTGTGCAGGGCCGCGTCGGACGACGCCCGGGACTGGGCCCCTGCCCTCGCGCACGCCCTCGTGTTCGAGCTCCGGCGGAACGGCGCGGCCCGCGCTCGCCGTTGACGGTGCGGGCCGCACGTTCGCGGGTCGGTCGAGGGGCGCTCGGATCAGACCGACGCGAGCTGGTCGAGCGCGTTCTTGAGAGCTTCGCGCGTCTTCGGCCCCACGATGCCGTCGGCGTCGAGCCCGGCGTTCTCCTGGAACTGCTTCGCGGCCGCGCGGGTCTTCGGGCCGTCGATGCCGTCGATCTCACCGGGATCGCAGTCGAGCAACGCGAGGGCCGTTTGGACCCCGGAGAGGTCGTCGAGGTTGATCGTTCCGAACTTCTCCGACTCGTGAACCGTAGACATAGGCAGAGCTCCTTTCGTGACGCCGAGACTCTACCTGGCTCTTCCCGGAAGGAAATGGTCGAGGCGCGAAGGCAAGTCGGGCTTCACGGACGAGCCTCGTGTCACCCGCCGGACTTTCCTGTAAGCTCTCCGAGTGAACTCGTCGCCTGGCTCCGTCTCCGAGGCCGCCGCTCCCCGCAGCGGCGCGCGCCTCTTCGGGACGAAGTACGAGCTCGTGCGCAAGCTCGGCGAGGGCGGCATGGGGATCGTCTACCAGGTCGTCAAGCCGCCCAAAATCCAGGGCGTCATGAAGCGCATGAACCCGGAGCTCGCGCAGCACGACGCCTTCGTGAAGATGTTCCTCGACGAGGTGAGCGTGCTCGCCCAGCTCGAGCACCCGAACATCGTGCGGGTATACGACTTCGACCGCGGCGACGACGGCGTCCCCTTCTACGTGATGGAGCTGCTCGTCGGGCAGAACCTCCGGGACGTGCTCGACGAGAAGGGCCTCCTTCCTCCGGACGTCGCCTACGAGATCGCGCGTCAGCTCTTGCTCGCTCTCCACTGCGCCCACACCCACGAGGTCGCGGTCGTGCATCGGGACGTGAAGCCCGAGAACATCTTCCTCCACACGCCGAAACACGGCGCCCCGGTCGTAAAGCTCATCGACTTCGGGGTCGTCGCGTTCCTGGACGACAAGGGCACGGGGCACTTCTCCGGCACGATTCGCTACGCCGCGCCGGAGCAGCTCGAGGCGAAGCGCGCCACGTCGAAGACGGACATCTACGCCGCAGGGCTCGTGCTCTACGAGATGCTCGCCGGTGCGTCGCCGTTCGAGCATCGCGCGCACAGCGATGAGGGCATGGTGGCGGCGCATCTCCACGAGCAGCCCGGGCACCTCTCGACGGTCGCGCCCTGGGTGCCTCGAGCCGTGTGCGACCTCGTGATGAGCGCGCTCGACAAGGATCCGACGGCGCGCCCGGACGCGGCGAGGTTCTGTGACGCGCTCGGAGAGCTCGCACGAGCCCGCACCACCCAAGACCGCGCCTTCGAGAGCCGCAAGGACACGGTCCTCCGTATGCGCTCGAGCCCGAACGCGACCCGCCTGGGCCCGATGCCATCGAAATCAAGGGGAATCGGTCGGGAGATCGCGATCGGCGTCGTGACCGGGGCGCTCGCGCTGGGCGCCCTCCACGCGGTGCTCGCCGCGCGCTGAGCGGCTGCCGCGTCCGACTCGGGACGAAAAGGGCGGACGACGTTTCGGCGCCGCCTACACGGTCCTACCCTCGCGCCGCCCGTCGCTCGGAACTTGTCGAAAGAAACGACGGCCCCGTTTCAAAGGCGCCCAATGGTCAGGAAAAAGCGGTGTACTGTGAAGAAGCGAGCCTTCACTCGCCACGAGAACGCGCCCACGGAGCCACGGTTCGAGGAATGAAGATTACCTGCCAGGAGTGCCAGTCCAACTTCAGCGTCGCCGACGAAAAGGTCGCCGGCACCGTCGTCAAGATTCGCTGCAAGAAGTGCGGCGCTACGATGGTCGTCAACGGAAAAGACGGGACCACGACGACGGAGCGAAAGTCCCTCCCCGACGACGCCCCCGCCCTCTCGGGGAGCGACGTCACCGAGGCGGCTTCGTCCGAGGAGTCCGAGCCGCGCGCCGCGCTTCGCGAAGGCGGTCGCGACAAGAGCAAAGACCTCTTCGGAGACGCAGCCAGCGCTGGAAGCGAAGGCGACGGCGGGAAGACCGAGGCCAAGCTCACCGGCGGCCGCAACGAGTCGAGCGTGCTCTTCTCGCTGAAGTCGCTCACGAAAGAGGGCGACGCAGCCCCCGCGAAGGCCGCCGAGGAGTCGAAGACCACGGCGTCGGGCGACGGATCGGGCCTCATCGACATCCGCGCGCTCGCCGGCAAAAAATCGGACGACAAACCGTCCGCGGCGGTCGACGACATCCTGAGCCTCGGAGGCGGAGGCGCGTTCGGGCCTTCGCTCACGGCACCGAACCTCGCGGCGGCTCCCGTCGTCGAGACCACGCCGAGCGAGGCGCCGAAAGAGAAGAGCAACCGCGGCATCATCTTCGCCATCATCGGCAGCGCGGTGTTCTTGGGTGTCGTCATCGTCATCGCCGTGGTCGCCACGCGGCCGAGCGGCGACGCGACCCGACCCGACCCGGTGACGACCACGTCGGCGTCGCCCACTCCGCAGACCAGCGCCGATACCCCCAAGGTGGCGCAGACCACCCCTCAACCCACCGAGACGACGACGGCCAAACCGCCGGGCGAGCTACCCACGTCGATCCCGAGCTCGGGTCACGGCGCGGTCGCGGCCGCCCCGAAGGCCTCGGCCAAGACCGAGCCCACCACGCAGCCGGTCGCCGCGGTGACGCCGACGGTGACGAAGCCCCTCTCCCTCGAAGAAGAGCTCCGCAAGAAGGCGGGGCAACCGACGACCGCGCCGACCAAGCCTGCCGAGACCGGCGGGGGTGGCTCGTTCGACCGCGCCGCCGCAGGTATCTCGCTCGGCGGCATCAACATCGCGAGCTGCAAGAAGCCCGACGGGCCCACCGGCTCCGGCCACGTGACCGTAACGTTCGACCCGAGCGGGAGCGTGCAGTCGGCGATCATCGACGGGGGTCCGTTCCCCGGAACGCCGGTCGGCGGTTGCATCGCGGGCAAGTACCGCGGCGCCCACGTGCCTGCGTTCTCCGGGAGCCCGGTCAAGGTCGGCAAGAGCTTCACGCTCTGAGCCCGCTGCACGACGTGACGTGACGCCCGCGCGCTCGGAGCGTCACGTCGCGCGCGGCGCCGAGACTTCGTCGACCACGGCGAGCACCATCGCGACGTGCGCCGCGAGGCGAGCCGCTCGATCTCGCGATCGCCACGAGCTCTCGAGGGTAAGCTCGGGGATCCCGAGGCGAGAGGCGTACCCTTGGGTCGCTTGCATGCCGAGGAGGGTCGCCCAGGCGAAGGTGAGCGCGCGCGTGGTGAGGCTCGGCCCCGCGACCCCCGGAGGAGAGAGCACCCGCCCGAAGTAGTCTCGCGTGGCGAGCTTCGTCCCGGCGGCAGAGAGGCGACGCGCGAGGCGGGCAGAGCGTCCCTCACCGACCTCCGGGTTCGCGAAGAAGAACGTCGCGTCTTGCGGGCCCTCGTGAAGCGACACGATGAACGTCGGGCGAAGCGCTTCGATCACGCGCCGGACGAGGCGCGCCTCCGGCGTCGCAAAGCGAACAAAATCCCTATTGATATCATAACCTTCGCCATTAAACCGGGAGCGCTCGACCGCGCCCACGGGGTTCACGGGGAGGAGGATTTGTACGTGCACGTCGCGGAGCTCGGTCTCGCGGAGGCGCCGCACGATCTCGGGGCACGCCAAGACCCCCGCGTGCTCGTTCCCGTGTACGCCGGCGAGCACGAGCACACGCTCGCGCGCGGACCGAGGCCCGAGCCCCACCGAGAGCACCTCGTGCACACGGCCTCGGAAGGGAATGCGCTCGACGACGTCGACGTCGAGGCCACGAGCGGACTCGCGCAGCGTCGCTTCGAGCTCGTCCGGCGCGTAGGGCAGCTCCACGACGTCGAGCGCGGGGTCTCGCGCCGGGTGGTCGAACGCCCGCCGCCACAGGTGGTAGCGGGCGAAGGTCCTCACCTCGTCGACCGTCGGGACCTTCACGCCGGCAAAGCCTCCAGGATCGACGTGCCCGCGGGGCTCACGAGCTGACGCCCGAGCGTGAAGCCCGTGCGCTCGAAGAGCGCGACGTACTCCGACGTCCTCCGTTGGCGCCCCCCGAGCAACGTCAGCATGTGGATGTCGAGCGTCTTCGCCCACGCCGGGCCAGGATCGTCAGGGACCACGAGCTCGATAACGAGAAGCTTCGCGCCGCTCGGCGCGGCCTTCCGCACGGCCTTGAGGATGCTCTCGCACTCCGCGTCGGGCCAGTCGTGGAGGATGTCCATGAGCAGGTAGAGGTCGCAGGACGGGAGCGCGTCCCGGAAGAAGTCGCCGGGGACGAGCGAGAGGCGATCCGTCGCGAGGGCCCGTGACTCGTCGACGACGTGCGGGAGGTCGAAGAGCACCCCCTCGGCGCCGGGGGAAGCGCCGAGGATGGCGCCGAGGAGCTGGCCCTTTCCTCCGCCGATGTCCGCGATGCGCTTCGCCGATGCGAAATCGTAGGTCGCGAGGACGGCGCCGATCTCGCCCTGCGCCTTGCCGACCATCGCCGCGTTGAAGACCGCGCTCGCCTCGGGGTGCTTCGCGAAGTAGGCCCAGTACCCGCCTTCGAAGACGGTCTCCGACGCGGGGCGCCCGGTCGCCACGGTGTGGGAGAGCGCGCCGTAACCCTGCCAGTTGACGGGGAGCCCGAACATCCGCGCGAACGCGCGCATCGAGGCCGGGTGATCCGTGCGCAGGAAGCGCGACACCTCGGAGTGCGCGAAGCCACCCGCACGAGCCTCGAAGATCCCGTGCGCGGCGAGGAGCTGCATCACCCGACCGAGCGCATCGGCGTCGGCGCCCACGGCCGCTGCGAGCTCGGCCGCCGTCCGAGGGCTCTCGTCGACGTGGTCGGCGACGCCGAGATCGGCGACGACGTGCATGCAGCGCGGGAGGGCGTATCCCCCGGCGATTTCGATGATTCGTTGGATCGGGTGAGTCATGCCACGTCACTCCTGGTCGTTGATGGGTGCCGAGACAGCACCCCCAGGAGTTCATGGTCGAGGACCCGCGGTCGCCCGACAAGGTCCATCCTGCGAGGGACGCGAGGGAGACCCGGCGCACGCGCCGAAGAAAATCGAGCCGACCGTGATCCCTTTCGCCCGCTCCCCCCACGAACCGGTGTGAGTCACTTCCCGGGGGGAAACCGGAGCTTTCATGCGAACCACCATCGGAATTTTTTCGGCCGTCTCCCTCGTCCTCGTCACCTTCGCTTGCTCGGGCGACAGCGAGGTGCCGGGCACCCGCGTCGCGACGGCGCTGTCCAAGGCCCAGTGCGACGCGAAGCTCTTCCGTGCCGACACGGAGACATGTCGTACGAGCTACGACACCTGCCGCGCTTCGCGGGACGCGAGCGTGTGCCGTGATGCCTACGTGGCCTGCCTCCCCGCGTTTCCGGCCGAGGCGAGCGGCGGAGGCGACCGCGGCGGGCGCGACGACGACCGCGGCGGAAACGTGGAGCGCCGCGATCGCGGCG from Myxococcales bacterium carries:
- a CDS encoding polysaccharide biosynthesis tyrosine autokinase, encoding MSTESFDTEEGRPKPRVQDATAAAMRVLRAVLKAWPILIATALLGAGIAMVYSKSQAPVYEAVASIEFDPDVVRPLADKADPMRVFGAFVDNHEYYNTQNLIMGSDKVLSMVVRDLNLTQDREFLGRTPDKPVATEDAVLMLRARLKIDPLIGSRLVAIRIQDTNPRMARKLAEGVARAYIRQNLEKTSVATAEAVVWLGGQLEHFKVELEQNENQLHEFKKQNQLPSSTIEEVSKMIRVEMQDYDQALTRTRTRRQELSARVSELRKVTPDNPDQVPASELLSNAYLTQLRAAYQAAVRERRELTVQGPEGKGENHPQVKRADEKISQARRDLLEEIKNIQGAIERDLAIVQRQEAGESGLYEETRKKAVELNLKELEYRRIDRTRQENEKLYTVLLEQMKQADLMRMMNINNVRMVDPPQEPQAPIRPNVPANVAGGAVAGLLLALLVVVVRERLDNSVKTSDDVEHELNTTFLGLLPTLDAGEEKKVRRAGADRPPELVVHHEPLSGIAEAARTLRTNLLFMNPDHPYRMLLVTSAAPAEGKTTVACSIAIALAQGGQRVCIMDCDLRRPRLHRIFDRSGDAGLTNALVGEATIDEIALPTEVPNLYCIPAGPIPPNPADMFHSEKFKQLLAELGERFDRVILDSPPLAAVTDSAIIAKLVDGAVFVVRAFKTSMGISKQGLRALTDVDAPIVGCVLNAVDYRKASSYYYQYYSYKREGYRPLPGSVSEPEGGASTRPPAAPPPN
- a CDS encoding O-antigen ligase family protein is translated as MLGVLTAGVAIGGVHTQALAFVSAFSGLAMGFAFLAPGARPFLPKPSATAIVALGAGLVAFTWATTLPLPRGIVASLAPATADVWDRCLRGFGEGGPSLVTLSLDPTATRVEVLRGLTYLMVFATAHRMTHAQGGTELLERIVVGAALFMAAATILHPVVGAEQVLGLYRPKSEFGTHIAPILNANHLSGYLNLGLATGLGVLAGARSSRERLVVLGVVLFLLGMELYVGSRAGVASTLLSALVVGVLHHRLRRGQRAGLRAAPVLVFAAMAVGVGLLVVASSEQARVELGSRDVSKLETIRQSFRIVPPHFVFGVGRGAFESVFPAYRTGEGFVTVTHPENVVAQWSTEWGVPAAILAFVLLARALAPKEVLSRAKPPLGAYAALIGLAVHNLVDFSTELPGAMVLASVCAAIVTGGSADPASRTRRPAWARASRPFAAVVLALVGVAMVMALSGAKGELYADQDALRHAALDKGVPRAAFDARLRAASLRHPGEPYFPYVAALRGQALRDGPILPFAARALERSPTYGPVHLVLARTFYRSIPSQARLEYRLAMAQQFAEGFENEAPRLVSDFDEAMELVPDNSQGPNALEFLARKLGDRLPATRVMLDEELLRRAPRSEGALTRLAHDVLLDLRQDAPWCHDRRACEARGQELAARLRDLSPNTCEGYAIAAEIRAAAGSPKDAIHDLEEASARVDDRTDCLMRLVQLMDATGQTSEIDATIDRVANAGCVSPGECVEQFAFAARTLVERGKPRRAVAFYRKAVDRAPDNDDLLLEYARLASELELHAETLHAYTRLSELHPEVPEYAKRVAEEKDNLARLRFAPGVGGGAP
- a CDS encoding nucleotidyltransferase family protein, which gives rise to MSDRRDAWVAQMTAARSLRTFLDLCKDARVDVVVVKGAVTGFLLYDDVAERTLTDVDVRVRPRDLRTVERAVRARGLRVLERDDVYEKLAIELGGIAIDVECHVGAPFLTRLSVETLLEGAHEVRHPMGFSVPVPSTEHHALVLAVNVFKDKVDRASARAVEDARRIVLAGDFDPARFLAATRRARAATLVYVVAAHLAERSPMWAEVRDALRQEARKAFVAAEGVLSRAPEGVVYRLLCRAASDDARDWAPALAHALVFELRRNGAARARR
- a CDS encoding peptidoglycan-binding protein, with the translated sequence MSTVHESEKFGTINLDDLSGVQTALALLDCDPGEIDGIDGPKTRAAAKQFQENAGLDADGIVGPKTREALKNALDQLASV
- a CDS encoding serine/threonine protein kinase, producing the protein MNSSPGSVSEAAAPRSGARLFGTKYELVRKLGEGGMGIVYQVVKPPKIQGVMKRMNPELAQHDAFVKMFLDEVSVLAQLEHPNIVRVYDFDRGDDGVPFYVMELLVGQNLRDVLDEKGLLPPDVAYEIARQLLLALHCAHTHEVAVVHRDVKPENIFLHTPKHGAPVVKLIDFGVVAFLDDKGTGHFSGTIRYAAPEQLEAKRATSKTDIYAAGLVLYEMLAGASPFEHRAHSDEGMVAAHLHEQPGHLSTVAPWVPRAVCDLVMSALDKDPTARPDAARFCDALGELARARTTQDRAFESRKDTVLRMRSSPNATRLGPMPSKSRGIGREIAIGVVTGALALGALHAVLAAR
- a CDS encoding zinc-ribbon domain-containing protein, whose product is MKITCQECQSNFSVADEKVAGTVVKIRCKKCGATMVVNGKDGTTTTERKSLPDDAPALSGSDVTEAASSEESEPRAALREGGRDKSKDLFGDAASAGSEGDGGKTEAKLTGGRNESSVLFSLKSLTKEGDAAPAKAAEESKTTASGDGSGLIDIRALAGKKSDDKPSAAVDDILSLGGGGAFGPSLTAPNLAAAPVVETTPSEAPKEKSNRGIIFAIIGSAVFLGVVIVIAVVATRPSGDATRPDPVTTTSASPTPQTSADTPKVAQTTPQPTETTTAKPPGELPTSIPSSGHGAVAAAPKASAKTEPTTQPVAAVTPTVTKPLSLEEELRKKAGQPTTAPTKPAETGGGGSFDRAAAGISLGGINIASCKKPDGPTGSGHVTVTFDPSGSVQSAIIDGGPFPGTPVGGCIAGKYRGAHVPAFSGSPVKVGKSFTL
- a CDS encoding DUF2817 domain-containing protein; this translates as MKVPTVDEVRTFARYHLWRRAFDHPARDPALDVVELPYAPDELEATLRESARGLDVDVVERIPFRGRVHEVLSVGLGPRSARERVLVLAGVHGNEHAGVLACPEIVRRLRETELRDVHVQILLPVNPVGAVERSRFNGEGYDINRDFVRFATPEARLVRRVIEALRPTFIVSLHEGPQDATFFFANPEVGEGRSARLARRLSAAGTKLATRDYFGRVLSPPGVAGPSLTTRALTFAWATLLGMQATQGYASRLGIPELTLESSWRSRDRAARLAAHVAMVLAVVDEVSAPRAT
- a CDS encoding hydroxyneurosporene methyltransferase — translated: MTHPIQRIIEIAGGYALPRCMHVVADLGVADHVDESPRTAAELAAAVGADADALGRVMQLLAAHGIFEARAGGFAHSEVSRFLRTDHPASMRAFARMFGLPVNWQGYGALSHTVATGRPASETVFEGGYWAYFAKHPEASAVFNAAMVGKAQGEIGAVLATYDFASAKRIADIGGGKGQLLGAILGASPGAEGVLFDLPHVVDESRALATDRLSLVPGDFFRDALPSCDLYLLMDILHDWPDAECESILKAVRKAAPSGAKLLVIELVVPDDPGPAWAKTLDIHMLTLLGGRQRRTSEYVALFERTGFTLGRQLVSPAGTSILEALPA